A stretch of Henckelia pumila isolate YLH828 chromosome 4, ASM3356847v2, whole genome shotgun sequence DNA encodes these proteins:
- the LOC140894779 gene encoding single-stranded DNA-binding protein WHY2, mitochondrial, protein MFKLPRLLRLCSRDSVPMKGLFQDPSNDFKLLRSMSSQPGMSASISSSLRDGKSTAKIFAPYSIYKGKAALSADPLLPTFSKLESGGLKVDRRGVIMLTLWPAIGERKYDWDKRQKFALSATEVGSLISLGSKDSCEFFHDPSMLSSNAGQVRKSLSIKAHADGSGYFVSLNVVNNTLKTNDRLVVPVTTAEFAVMRTAFTFALPHIMGWDKYINQHRQSANVSPPKVVPEFMDSEWDR, encoded by the exons ATGTTCAAGCTGCCGAGGCTGCTTCGGCTCTGCTCAAG GGATTCTGTACCCATGAAGGGTTTGTTCCAGGATCCTTCCAATGACTTCAAACTTTTGCGTAGCATGTCGTCTCAGCCTGGCATGTCCGCGTCTATATCAAGTTCTTTGCGTGATG GAAAGTCCACAGCTAAAATATTCGCCCCCTATTCAATTTACAAGGGCAAAGCTGCACTTTCTGCTGACCCTCTTCTGCCAACATTCAGTAAATTAGAA TCTGGAGGTCTTAAAGTGGATCGGCGAGGAGTTATTATGTTGACACTGTGGCCTGCTATTGGAGAGCGCAAATATGATTGGGATAAGAGACAG AAATTTGCCTTGTCAGCGACAGAAGTCGGATCCTTGATCAGTTTGGGTTCGAAAGATTCCTGTGAGTTTTTCCATGATCCATCAATGCTATCAAG TAATGCAGGTCAAGTTAGAAAGAGCTTATCGATTAAGGCACATGCGGATGGCAGTGGTTACTTCGTTTCCCTAA ATGTTGTCAACAATACCCTCAAAACGAATGACCGGCTTGTTGTTCCTGTTACCACTGCTGAATTTGCAGTAATGAGAACAGCATTCACC TTTGCTTTGCCTCATATCATGGGATGGGATAAATATATCAACCAGCATCGCCAGAGTGCCAATGTGAGTCCACCAAAGGTGGTTCCTGAGTTTATGGATTCAGAGTGGGATAGATGA
- the LOC140894778 gene encoding phytolongin Phyl1.1-like isoform X2, with the protein MDRRTFGFLMDGVYVYFAVASECVGNSGVLRFLNKLRDEFRRVAKRGGGSFSRGFMNSSTLRLQEQLLPVVSQLVHSISETVTLRPAENAPSPICNITNEHKHIEGGSSSKAPLLGKLNKQEKKKKKASKDHVISVRGDIEIEEHRRSIERVVNVESGDLDSIHQGGARDLASPLRKDLNTARIRSSSQNLHKKWCRQVRIVLAIDAAICVVLFVIWLFICHGTKCIS; encoded by the coding sequence ATGGATCGAAGGACTTTCGGTTTCTTGATGGATGgtgtttatgtttattttgcgGTAGCAAGTGAATGTGTTGGCAACTCGGGAGTTTTAAGGTTTCTAAACAAGTTGAGGGATGAATTCAGGAGGGTGGCTAAGAGGGGTGGTGGTTCTTTTAGCAGAGGCTTTATGAATTCCAGCACACTCCGTCTGCAGGAGCAATTGCTTCCGGTTGTTTCTCAATTGGTTCATTCTATCTCCGAGACTGTTACTCTAAGGCCAGCAGAAAATGCTCCTTCACCAATTTGTAATATCACCAATGAACACAAGCACATTGAAGGTGGTTCTTCCTCTAAAGCCCCTTTACTTGGGAAGTTGAACAAAcaagagaagaagaaaaagaaggcGTCGAAGGATCATGTAATTTCTGTGAGAGGAGATATTGAGATAGAGGAGCATAGGAGATCCATTGAAAGAGTGGTGAATGTCGAGTCGGGAGATCTGGATTCTATCCATCAAGGAGGAGCCAGAGATTTAGCTTCTCCATTGCGGAAGGATTTGAACACAGCAAGGATTAGGTCGAGTTCCCAAAATCTACATAAAAAGTGGTGCAGGCAAGTAAGAATTGTTCTTGCCATTGATGCTGCAATTTGTGTTGTTCTCTTTGTGATTTGGTTGTTTATATGTCATGGCACAAAGTGCATTAGCTGA
- the LOC140894778 gene encoding phytolongin Phyl1.1-like isoform X1, with amino-acid sequence MAAVRDSVSYCCISKGGQFLFKYNNGGDHEIENLAALCVERTPPYHKWYFQTMDRRTFGFLMDGVYVYFAVASECVGNSGVLRFLNKLRDEFRRVAKRGGGSFSRGFMNSSTLRLQEQLLPVVSQLVHSISETVTLRPAENAPSPICNITNEHKHIEGGSSSKAPLLGKLNKQEKKKKKASKDHVISVRGDIEIEEHRRSIERVVNVESGDLDSIHQGGARDLASPLRKDLNTARIRSSSQNLHKKWCRQVRIVLAIDAAICVVLFVIWLFICHGTKCIS; translated from the coding sequence ATGGCTGCAGTTCGAGATTCTGTTTCTTATTGCTGCATATCAAAGGGTGGTCaatttttattcaaatataaTAATGGTGGCGACCATGAGATAGAAAATTTGGCTGCACTCTGCGTGGAGAGGACGCCTCCGTATCACAAATGGTATTTTCAAACCATGGATCGAAGGACTTTCGGTTTCTTGATGGATGgtgtttatgtttattttgcgGTAGCAAGTGAATGTGTTGGCAACTCGGGAGTTTTAAGGTTTCTAAACAAGTTGAGGGATGAATTCAGGAGGGTGGCTAAGAGGGGTGGTGGTTCTTTTAGCAGAGGCTTTATGAATTCCAGCACACTCCGTCTGCAGGAGCAATTGCTTCCGGTTGTTTCTCAATTGGTTCATTCTATCTCCGAGACTGTTACTCTAAGGCCAGCAGAAAATGCTCCTTCACCAATTTGTAATATCACCAATGAACACAAGCACATTGAAGGTGGTTCTTCCTCTAAAGCCCCTTTACTTGGGAAGTTGAACAAAcaagagaagaagaaaaagaaggcGTCGAAGGATCATGTAATTTCTGTGAGAGGAGATATTGAGATAGAGGAGCATAGGAGATCCATTGAAAGAGTGGTGAATGTCGAGTCGGGAGATCTGGATTCTATCCATCAAGGAGGAGCCAGAGATTTAGCTTCTCCATTGCGGAAGGATTTGAACACAGCAAGGATTAGGTCGAGTTCCCAAAATCTACATAAAAAGTGGTGCAGGCAAGTAAGAATTGTTCTTGCCATTGATGCTGCAATTTGTGTTGTTCTCTTTGTGATTTGGTTGTTTATATGTCATGGCACAAAGTGCATTAGCTGA
- the LOC140864414 gene encoding uncharacterized protein isoform X2: MFPGIHIPEEGLAPFSDGEPWAVVVPGNPAPIAVGTTMMSSTEALKAGLRGKALRISHYYRDTLWESSENCYVPNAGFFEDVVVADPALLSSLQTSDSREDDSSVGQGNVENENMTDVNDFDEISPVLESDLTKDSVVATEASEQITTAMTDLQMEKDSGLESNVDSQPLLSVEEVDSLMDKCLLQSLHGTVKDKDLPIPGSTLWSGYVLPCRPSGVTLDIKKSSYKKLSKWLQSKSTTGLISVKEDKHKKEVMLVSINRNHLDYTSFKPEKKKVEKNDQSTKSVTSEVQLHKLLEVAELYKPSVHVNPIFSAVGADTGKLYSAPEASQIVFAYVENGKLVKEVDKSKVILDSTLCDALFKGAIKKGLMYPTEIHKKDLGQTFINRMQAHYRVTRGTDSVVRKGSLKPIQIMTERRQGNKKVTKLSGLESYLLDPEALASELQKKFACSTTVAELPGKKGLEVLVQGGVIDDLARHLVDQYGISKRYIEILDKTKK; encoded by the exons ATGTTTCCCGGCATCCATATTCCTGAAGAAGGTCTTGCGCCATTTTCTGATGGCGAGCCATGGGCTGTGGTTGTTCCGGGCAATCCAGCTCCAATAGCT GTAGGAACAACCATGATGAGCAGCACCGAAGCACTGAAGGCTGGTTTGCGTGGAAAGGCATTAAGAATTAGTCATTACTACCGTGATACACTTTG GGAATCATCTGAAAATTGTTATGTTCCAAATGCTGGATTTTTTGAAGACGTTGTAGTTGCTGACCCTGCTTTATTATCTTCACTACAGACTTCTGATTCACGTGAAGATGATTCCTCAGTTGGTCAGGGGAATGTCGAAAATGAAAATATGACTGATGTCAATGATTTTGATGAAATTTCCCCCGttcttgaatctgatttgactAAAGATTCTGTTGTGGCTACTGAAGCCAGTGAACAAATAACAACAGCCATGACTGATTTGCAGATGGAAAAAGATTCAGGATTAGAATCTAATGTGGATAGCCAGCCTTTGCTGTCTGTGGAGGAAGTAGACTCATTAATGGATAAGTGCCTTTTGCAATCTCTGCATGGGACAGTGAAGGATAAAGATCTTCCAATACCAGGAAGTACACTGTG GTCGGGTTATGTGCTACCTTGCAGACCTTCAGGCGTTACACTTGATATAAAAAAGTCCTCTTACAAGAAATTGTCCAAGTGGCTGCAGTCTAAATCTACTACTGGACTG ATTTCAGTGAAGGAAGATAAACATAAAAAGGAGGTGATGTTGGTCTCCATTAACCGCAATCACCTTGACTACACATCTTTTAAGCCAGAGAAGAAGAAAGTGGAAAAGAATGACCAATCCACTAAAAGTGTTACCAGTGAAGTACAGTTGCATAAATTGCTTGAAGTTGCCGAGCTCTATAAGCCAAGTGTGCATGTCAACCCTATATTTTCTGCCGTTGGAGCAGACACGGGGAAACTGTATTCTGCTCCAGAAGCTTCGCAAATTGTTTTTGCATACGTTGAAAATGGAAAGCTCGTGAAAGAAGTAGACAAGTCCAAGGTGATTTTAGATTCAACTTTGTGTGATGCTTTGTTCAAGGGTGCTATTAAAAAGGGTTTGATGTATCCTACCGAGATTCATAAGAAAGATTTAGGACAAACCTTCATCAATCGAATGCAAGCTCATTACAGAGTAACGAGGGGAACTGACTCGGTTGTTCGCAAAGGTTCCTTGAAGCCAATTCAAATAATGACAGAACGAAGGCAAGGCAACAAAAAAGTTACAAAACTTTCGGGTCTGGAATCGTATTTATTAGACCCTGAGGCATTGGCTTCAGAGCTGCAGAAGAAGTTTGCTTGTAGTACAACTGTGGCAGAGCTTCCTG GTAAGAAAGGCCTAGAAGTTTTGGTCCAAGGTGGCGTCATTGATGATCTTGCACGACATCTTGTTGACCAATACGGGATTTCAAAGAGATACATTGAAATTCTTGACAAGACCAAAAAATAG
- the LOC140864414 gene encoding uncharacterized protein isoform X1: MFKKVSEAKSQQRLSGADRKKLKRAIRDRFPNASDTDIDILLPPKVEITLSKYPNRVLVYSLEGDCPMFYDSDGRSSEIFPTVYALWKVPYLLPTFALKGGGVSRFILGGADLMFPGIHIPEEGLAPFSDGEPWAVVVPGNPAPIAVGTTMMSSTEALKAGLRGKALRISHYYRDTLWESSENCYVPNAGFFEDVVVADPALLSSLQTSDSREDDSSVGQGNVENENMTDVNDFDEISPVLESDLTKDSVVATEASEQITTAMTDLQMEKDSGLESNVDSQPLLSVEEVDSLMDKCLLQSLHGTVKDKDLPIPGSTLWSGYVLPCRPSGVTLDIKKSSYKKLSKWLQSKSTTGLISVKEDKHKKEVMLVSINRNHLDYTSFKPEKKKVEKNDQSTKSVTSEVQLHKLLEVAELYKPSVHVNPIFSAVGADTGKLYSAPEASQIVFAYVENGKLVKEVDKSKVILDSTLCDALFKGAIKKGLMYPTEIHKKDLGQTFINRMQAHYRVTRGTDSVVRKGSLKPIQIMTERRQGNKKVTKLSGLESYLLDPEALASELQKKFACSTTVAELPGKKGLEVLVQGGVIDDLARHLVDQYGISKRYIEILDKTKK, from the exons ATGTTCAAGAAGGTGTCGGAGGCCAAATCACAGCAGCGGCTCTCGGGGGCAGACCGCAAGAAACTCAAACGTGCAATCAGAGACCGATTCCCTAACGCCTCAGATACTGATATCGATATTTTACTTCCCCCGAAG GTAGAAATAACTCTATCAAAGTACCCAAATCGAGTTCTTGTTTACAGTCTGGAGGGTGACTGTCCCATGTTTTATGATAGTGATGGACGGAGCTCAGAAATATTTCCTACAG TATATGCTTTGTGGAAGGTTCCATATCTGTTGCCTACTTTTGCTCTGAAAGGTGGTGGAGTTTCTCGTTTTATACTCGGAGGAGCTGATTTGATGTTTCCCGGCATCCATATTCCTGAAGAAGGTCTTGCGCCATTTTCTGATGGCGAGCCATGGGCTGTGGTTGTTCCGGGCAATCCAGCTCCAATAGCT GTAGGAACAACCATGATGAGCAGCACCGAAGCACTGAAGGCTGGTTTGCGTGGAAAGGCATTAAGAATTAGTCATTACTACCGTGATACACTTTG GGAATCATCTGAAAATTGTTATGTTCCAAATGCTGGATTTTTTGAAGACGTTGTAGTTGCTGACCCTGCTTTATTATCTTCACTACAGACTTCTGATTCACGTGAAGATGATTCCTCAGTTGGTCAGGGGAATGTCGAAAATGAAAATATGACTGATGTCAATGATTTTGATGAAATTTCCCCCGttcttgaatctgatttgactAAAGATTCTGTTGTGGCTACTGAAGCCAGTGAACAAATAACAACAGCCATGACTGATTTGCAGATGGAAAAAGATTCAGGATTAGAATCTAATGTGGATAGCCAGCCTTTGCTGTCTGTGGAGGAAGTAGACTCATTAATGGATAAGTGCCTTTTGCAATCTCTGCATGGGACAGTGAAGGATAAAGATCTTCCAATACCAGGAAGTACACTGTG GTCGGGTTATGTGCTACCTTGCAGACCTTCAGGCGTTACACTTGATATAAAAAAGTCCTCTTACAAGAAATTGTCCAAGTGGCTGCAGTCTAAATCTACTACTGGACTG ATTTCAGTGAAGGAAGATAAACATAAAAAGGAGGTGATGTTGGTCTCCATTAACCGCAATCACCTTGACTACACATCTTTTAAGCCAGAGAAGAAGAAAGTGGAAAAGAATGACCAATCCACTAAAAGTGTTACCAGTGAAGTACAGTTGCATAAATTGCTTGAAGTTGCCGAGCTCTATAAGCCAAGTGTGCATGTCAACCCTATATTTTCTGCCGTTGGAGCAGACACGGGGAAACTGTATTCTGCTCCAGAAGCTTCGCAAATTGTTTTTGCATACGTTGAAAATGGAAAGCTCGTGAAAGAAGTAGACAAGTCCAAGGTGATTTTAGATTCAACTTTGTGTGATGCTTTGTTCAAGGGTGCTATTAAAAAGGGTTTGATGTATCCTACCGAGATTCATAAGAAAGATTTAGGACAAACCTTCATCAATCGAATGCAAGCTCATTACAGAGTAACGAGGGGAACTGACTCGGTTGTTCGCAAAGGTTCCTTGAAGCCAATTCAAATAATGACAGAACGAAGGCAAGGCAACAAAAAAGTTACAAAACTTTCGGGTCTGGAATCGTATTTATTAGACCCTGAGGCATTGGCTTCAGAGCTGCAGAAGAAGTTTGCTTGTAGTACAACTGTGGCAGAGCTTCCTG GTAAGAAAGGCCTAGAAGTTTTGGTCCAAGGTGGCGTCATTGATGATCTTGCACGACATCTTGTTGACCAATACGGGATTTCAAAGAGATACATTGAAATTCTTGACAAGACCAAAAAATAG